CCGGGGAGAGGAAGGCAATCCCCTCGGGAAGAGGAGGGCAGCCCGGAGAGAAGGAGGAtagccccggccccgccgagccTCGGGACGATCGCACACAACAAAGCAGTGAGTCCCGCTTGAAGGGAACTCAGGCAAGTGGGATAACCTGGAGAGCCCGATTAGCATTTAAACAGAGAAGGCTACAAATGCACAAGCCACCGTTCCTGGCACTGTAAGCAGCGTCTGAAACTAGAGGCAGGAGCGCTCGCCATGCGGCCGGGGCGGGCAGGAAAGGGTGCTGGAGAGGCGGGGTATCTTTTCCGCCGGGGGTAACTACCGCGAGTGACCGGGGCTGTGAATCCGAACGCGCAGCCATTACCTGGGGTGGATATCCACCAGCAAAACCAGAGTCTGCATGGTAATAATGTCTATCCGCTTGCAGTGGAACCGGGCAACTTTCAACACCTTCAAATAGGTGAAACACAAGATCACCAGAGACAGCATGAAACTGGTGGAGTGAAAGACAATGGGGAACACTGTAAACCTTCTCCGCTCCGTCTCTTCTTCAGGTGTAAGGTGCAAGAGGCATAAACGCTGTTGTAATCTACCCATGAGTAAAACAAGGATACCAAGGGGAACGTGAGGGAGTGGAGCCACGAGTAGCCCATCAGTATCACAGCGTCCTTATACCGCATCTTGCTGGTGTAGCTCAGGGGGAACACCACGGCAATCCATTTGTCGATGCTGAGCGCTGCCATGCTCAGCATGGTGTTGGAAATCAGGAAAGCTTCCAGGAAACCCACCGCCTTGCAGACGCAGCCCCCGAGAGGTTGCTGGCTCCTCAGGATGCCCAGCAGGGCAAAAGGCATGTTCAGAACGGTGAGAAGCAGGTTGCAGAAGGATAAGTTCACCAGGAAAACCCCGGCGACCTGCTTGCGGATCTCCGTACTGTAGACGAAGCATAGCGGCACCAGGAGGttggagagcagagaaacaacCAGCACCAGCACGAGGAGCAGCGCCAGCAGCACGCCTGCCAAGTCCATCTCTCAGCGGGTTGCCCGGAGCGGGcgagggcaggaggaagggggcACCCGCGCCGGCCCCGCAGCCTCGCCTGCCGCCCTGCGCacggggccgggggcagcgccgggggcagcggggcgcGCAGAGAAGGGCAGGGCGGGGAGCGGAGTCGACGGCGCTGAGAGAGGGGAGAGTGGACCGGGACTGGGCGGCTGGCCGGGGCAGAGgggggaggacagggacagcggggcaGGGCGTCTCTGACAGCAGTCAGCCAGCGGAGGAGGGGGGCCCGGGAAGAGCGTGGCCGGAGCCGAGGGTAGGGGCTCCGGGGCACCCAGCGACCGGAT
The genomic region above belongs to Sylvia atricapilla isolate bSylAtr1 chromosome 7, bSylAtr1.pri, whole genome shotgun sequence and contains:
- the LOC136363779 gene encoding LOW QUALITY PROTEIN: G-protein coupled receptor 26-like (The sequence of the model RefSeq protein was modified relative to this genomic sequence to represent the inferred CDS: inserted 1 base in 1 codon), producing the protein MDLAGVLLALLLVLVLVVSLLSNLLVPLCFVYSTEIRKQVAGVFLVNLSFCNLLLTVLNMPFALLGILRSQQPLGGCVCKAVGFLEAFLISNTMLSMAALSIDKWIAVVFPLSYTSKMRYKDAVILMGYSWLHSLTFPLVSLFYSWVDYNSVYASCTLHLKKXTERRRFTVFPIVFHSTSFMLSLVILCFTYLKVLKVARFHCKRIDIITMQTLVLLVDIHP